From Burkholderia sp. WP9, a single genomic window includes:
- a CDS encoding DNA alkylation repair protein — MTPDAFARDIQAALAPHADAERALAMRAYMRHQFEFIGVPTPQRRQAVLPVFKRLQVENTDHLLACAHVLWTLPAREFQYVATDLLARKWKALGINDIAHLLTIAQQASWWDSVDPLAGVVGDVLKAARVETPQAQAVMDAALQHESLWVRRIAMIHQLGWREHTDEDRLFGYARALAAESDFFIRKAIGWALRDYAWHAPDAVIGFLSASRDLISPLSLREASKHLPSIR, encoded by the coding sequence ATGACGCCTGACGCTTTCGCGAGGGACATTCAGGCGGCGCTCGCGCCGCACGCCGACGCGGAGCGCGCGCTCGCGATGCGCGCGTACATGCGCCACCAGTTCGAATTCATCGGCGTGCCGACGCCGCAGCGGCGGCAAGCGGTATTGCCGGTTTTCAAGCGGCTGCAGGTGGAGAACACCGATCATCTGCTGGCGTGTGCGCACGTTTTGTGGACCCTTCCGGCGCGCGAATTCCAGTATGTCGCGACGGATCTGCTGGCGCGTAAATGGAAGGCGCTGGGGATCAACGACATCGCGCATCTGCTGACTATCGCGCAGCAAGCTTCGTGGTGGGATTCGGTCGATCCGCTCGCGGGCGTAGTCGGCGACGTGCTGAAAGCGGCGCGGGTCGAGACGCCACAGGCGCAGGCCGTCATGGACGCGGCGCTTCAGCACGAATCACTATGGGTGCGGCGCATTGCGATGATTCATCAACTCGGCTGGCGCGAGCATACCGACGAAGATCGTCTGTTCGGGTACGCGCGTGCGCTGGCCGCGGAAAGCGACTTCTTTATCCGCAAAGCGATCGGCTGGGCCTTGCGAGATTACGCGTGGCACGCGCCCGACGCGGTGATCGGCTTTCTGTCGGCTTCACGCGACCTTATTTCACCGCTCAGTCTGCGCGAAGCGTCCAAGCATCTGCCTTCGATTCGCTGA
- a CDS encoding DUF1398 domain-containing protein: MSAKFNEASRLVAEDCAKRSHEGTIDFASVVRALGEAGVESYFTDYRRGEHTYYAPGGETHAIVLPLPDIAIANAFDADAVNQAVRGAQSGAVKYAEFVSRTMAAGCIGYFVWIAGRQVQYFGRRGEVHVERFPQ, encoded by the coding sequence ATGTCCGCGAAGTTCAATGAAGCCAGCCGCCTCGTGGCTGAAGACTGTGCGAAGCGCTCGCACGAAGGCACGATCGATTTCGCCTCGGTGGTGCGCGCGCTCGGTGAGGCCGGCGTCGAATCGTACTTCACCGATTACCGTCGCGGCGAGCATACGTACTATGCGCCCGGCGGCGAGACGCACGCAATCGTATTGCCGCTACCGGACATCGCGATTGCGAATGCCTTCGACGCCGACGCGGTCAACCAGGCCGTGCGCGGCGCGCAAAGCGGCGCGGTCAAGTACGCGGAGTTCGTGAGCCGAACCATGGCTGCGGGATGCATCGGTTATTTCGTCTGGATCGCGGGACGCCAGGTGCAGTATTTCGGTCGGCGCGGCGAAGTGCACGTGGAGCGCTTTCCTCAATGA
- a CDS encoding MarR family transcriptional regulator, with protein sequence MQGPRQKNSTRAPARKKPVSGLEAHVGYWLRFVSNHVSHGFQMKVEAHGVTVSEWVLLREIYDSGPTSATALAARTGMSKGAVSKLLTRIEAKALLERETVEEDRRNHVVALSTEGLKLVPELARLADQNDEEFFGHLPAGVKTAIVDAMKNVVAVHGLKAVPIE encoded by the coding sequence ATGCAAGGTCCTCGTCAAAAGAACAGCACCCGCGCGCCGGCTCGAAAGAAACCTGTTAGCGGACTTGAAGCGCATGTCGGTTACTGGCTGCGCTTCGTGTCGAATCACGTGTCGCATGGCTTCCAGATGAAGGTCGAAGCCCACGGCGTGACTGTGTCCGAATGGGTATTGCTGCGCGAGATCTACGACTCGGGCCCGACATCTGCCACGGCGCTCGCGGCACGCACCGGCATGAGCAAGGGTGCGGTGTCGAAGCTGCTCACGCGGATCGAAGCCAAGGCACTGCTCGAACGCGAGACGGTCGAAGAAGACCGCCGCAATCACGTCGTTGCACTGAGTACGGAAGGACTAAAACTCGTGCCTGAACTCGCGCGACTGGCCGATCAGAACGACGAAGAGTTCTTCGGCCACCTGCCCGCTGGTGTAAAAACGGCGATCGTCGACGCAATGAAAAACGTGGTCGCCGTCCACGGCCTGAAGGCGGTTCCCATCGAGTAA
- a CDS encoding enterotoxin A family protein, translating to MTKHRMNRHARQQASAFHDARTWFTGSARSIGTDEARNGYRAGRAAPAAPNLAVPNDDGGPRVKRGPVLSKCIRDLGGDALKEGSIASEGFAQPEYKESRNQASGGLCDGMVREAIRRLDRGTSDQPTTPGLPGQRESTLISAVRAMRADTRNAVSRREMFGRITNFQTGGAKLGLSRYAPQPPITFAGVRDRNYRIDLFNHQTQNLLRHPNDIAYVQLSLESPTDRRDYGHAILIQRGVGNRYTIFDPNNGAFEYANWGNTEQALNRFMATAFRTRSSFDELEGDYRVTPFKLQVYSTTPSENRTPTPVLGPRPGAAGKGPPIPECENLIYQRHAASSNALSLDTLFPGGAARSGLRSPDESLATSALRAVADGRAQSLGIFIGSLRSLRNDPDARQRFINSSNYVHDHFQSASTSVLANYIRHSGMHRVTTADDLLSELRTHFAEAYNSDSGPVALRNDFAVIDLSLSAEAGGTSRREPSRPVVVQRLNHSPDVSRDHYELYDPNFGAYTYNNFDDLSAAIGGVYDGGYSAEGGVIGATTAWFAREADFAAAGVRRADISLDNAERRAWSAPTVQLVTPRLDLPTAPPDSRPSIQTYVDKRLEFKRSTDSTLTADPWVLLRPSTDKPAEVAKRGGFDAAITPLRDVNLSLHNFDIASHEGETDSGGYLGTFETSGVAIDRQRHQSENGYIYAIAPSPNMVNVNASLGAHTLGAENHEFAAMGHIDNTQILGWWETKDVKQGHLWHYHENPAFRWDVYRRTWTAGAQPQLARFPIDSAAWNEPEYKRFSAPRQEPNLAQAEFYLNTRLQVHQLAARQSAGKDYLGPMTLQAYGGDYPYILYADAGKNVWVYNKTYASNRPNSTTQFVMGEDGRFHFANNYSKVLSVESDDSLSVGTIPKDPRNLNGVFRLAGSNPFHLVHEENLKYLTVGLSWATPFLTDYDAGDRSRWKLTDQRGAEVTPLAVNKNSYLHSTTGTPEQLYAFNQNPDSLLPPGATHFVTERLFDPFNGFNFLDYANLARSTGGLGMTISLLKSENAAWLFRDGFYAVPIGKNQLEVRTIGGKPVWRATVDPTTDHESYESLGPVSSGFKISDDVWNDLRFREDARLRLEETLPA from the coding sequence ATGACGAAACACCGCATGAATCGCCACGCTCGGCAGCAAGCGTCAGCCTTTCACGATGCGAGGACATGGTTCACCGGCAGTGCGCGCTCAATTGGGACTGACGAAGCCAGAAACGGCTACCGCGCGGGGCGCGCCGCGCCTGCCGCACCCAATCTCGCAGTCCCAAACGACGACGGCGGCCCGCGGGTCAAACGCGGCCCGGTTCTCAGCAAATGCATCAGGGATCTTGGCGGCGACGCATTGAAGGAAGGCAGCATTGCCTCCGAAGGCTTCGCGCAGCCCGAATATAAAGAAAGTCGAAATCAGGCGAGCGGCGGCCTATGTGATGGCATGGTCCGGGAAGCCATCCGCCGGCTCGATCGCGGCACGAGCGATCAGCCGACGACACCCGGATTGCCCGGTCAGCGTGAATCGACGCTCATCTCTGCGGTGCGAGCCATGCGCGCGGACACCCGTAACGCCGTCTCGCGAAGGGAGATGTTCGGTCGCATCACAAACTTCCAGACCGGTGGCGCCAAACTTGGCCTAAGCCGCTATGCGCCGCAGCCACCCATTACGTTCGCCGGCGTTAGAGACCGCAATTACCGCATCGATTTATTCAATCACCAGACACAGAATTTGCTGCGCCATCCCAACGATATCGCGTACGTCCAGCTGAGTCTGGAGTCGCCAACGGATAGAAGGGACTATGGGCACGCCATTCTCATCCAGAGAGGAGTCGGCAATCGCTATACGATTTTCGATCCCAACAATGGCGCATTCGAATATGCAAACTGGGGTAATACAGAGCAAGCGTTGAACCGCTTCATGGCAACCGCCTTCAGGACGCGCTCCTCTTTCGACGAGCTGGAAGGCGACTATCGAGTCACGCCGTTCAAACTGCAGGTGTATTCGACGACACCGTCTGAAAATCGAACGCCTACGCCAGTCCTCGGCCCGCGACCGGGAGCTGCCGGTAAGGGGCCGCCCATCCCCGAATGTGAAAACCTCATCTACCAGCGACATGCAGCCTCTTCGAATGCCCTATCACTCGATACGCTTTTTCCGGGCGGTGCGGCGCGTTCCGGCTTGCGCAGCCCAGACGAAAGCCTGGCAACCTCCGCGTTACGGGCCGTTGCCGACGGGAGAGCACAATCGCTCGGCATTTTCATCGGAAGCCTACGCAGCTTGCGGAACGATCCAGATGCACGTCAGCGGTTCATCAACAGTTCGAATTACGTTCACGACCATTTCCAGTCGGCCTCTACCAGCGTTCTGGCGAACTACATCCGGCACAGCGGCATGCATCGCGTCACGACAGCAGACGATCTCCTGAGTGAACTGAGAACACACTTCGCCGAAGCGTATAACAGCGACAGCGGCCCCGTGGCTCTGCGCAACGACTTCGCGGTTATCGATCTTTCGTTAAGCGCTGAAGCGGGAGGAACGTCGAGACGAGAGCCTAGCCGGCCGGTCGTCGTACAGCGGCTCAACCACAGTCCGGATGTTTCGCGCGATCACTACGAGCTTTACGATCCTAACTTCGGTGCCTATACGTATAACAACTTTGACGATTTGTCGGCTGCAATAGGTGGCGTCTATGACGGGGGATACAGCGCCGAAGGCGGAGTCATTGGCGCTACGACGGCATGGTTCGCCCGTGAAGCCGATTTCGCGGCTGCCGGCGTGCGCAGAGCAGACATCAGTCTGGACAACGCAGAACGAAGAGCGTGGTCAGCGCCAACCGTTCAGCTCGTCACCCCGCGCCTGGACCTGCCAACCGCACCGCCGGACAGTCGTCCTTCGATCCAGACTTATGTGGACAAGCGCTTGGAATTCAAACGTTCAACCGACTCGACATTGACCGCCGATCCGTGGGTGCTACTTCGCCCATCAACGGACAAACCGGCCGAAGTCGCGAAGAGAGGCGGGTTCGACGCTGCAATTACACCGCTGCGCGATGTCAATTTGTCCCTGCACAATTTCGACATTGCCTCCCACGAGGGGGAAACAGACAGTGGCGGCTATCTCGGGACGTTCGAAACATCGGGGGTTGCCATCGACCGCCAGCGCCATCAATCGGAGAACGGGTATATCTATGCTATCGCGCCGTCCCCTAACATGGTCAATGTGAACGCGAGCCTCGGCGCACATACTCTCGGCGCGGAAAACCATGAATTTGCCGCCATGGGCCACATCGACAACACGCAGATATTGGGTTGGTGGGAGACGAAGGACGTGAAACAAGGGCACTTATGGCACTACCACGAAAATCCTGCCTTCCGTTGGGACGTGTACAGGCGGACGTGGACTGCGGGAGCGCAACCTCAGCTTGCCCGATTTCCGATCGATAGCGCCGCCTGGAATGAACCCGAATACAAGCGGTTTTCGGCCCCGAGGCAAGAGCCTAATCTGGCGCAGGCCGAGTTCTATCTCAATACCCGTTTGCAAGTCCATCAGTTGGCGGCCCGGCAGTCAGCCGGGAAAGACTATCTGGGGCCGATGACCTTGCAGGCGTATGGCGGCGACTATCCGTACATCCTGTATGCCGACGCAGGCAAGAACGTTTGGGTCTACAACAAGACTTACGCCTCCAATCGACCCAACAGCACTACGCAATTCGTCATGGGCGAGGACGGTCGTTTCCACTTTGCGAATAACTACAGTAAGGTCCTGAGTGTAGAAAGTGATGATTCGCTCTCGGTCGGCACGATCCCCAAGGATCCGCGCAACCTGAATGGTGTTTTTCGCCTCGCTGGAAGCAATCCGTTCCATCTCGTTCATGAAGAGAATCTGAAATACCTGACTGTGGGCCTTAGCTGGGCTACGCCGTTTCTGACAGACTACGATGCCGGAGACCGGTCACGGTGGAAACTGACGGATCAGCGCGGCGCTGAGGTCACACCGCTCGCCGTCAACAAAAACTCCTATCTGCATAGCACGACCGGCACGCCCGAACAGCTGTATGCGTTCAATCAAAACCCGGATTCCCTGTTGCCGCCTGGTGCGACTCATTTCGTGACGGAAAGATTGTTTGATCCATTCAACGGTTTCAACTTTCTTGACTACGCGAACCTTGCACGTTCAACCGGCGGACTGGGTATGACCATCTCGTTGCTGAAGTCGGAAAATGCCGCATGGCTCTTCCGGGATGGCTTTTACGCAGTCCCAATCGGTAAGAACCAGCTGGAAGTGCGAACGATAGGCGGTAAGCCTGTGTGGCGCGCGACGGTCGATCCGACGACGGATCACGAGTCGTATGAGAGTCTCGGTCCAGTCTCGAGCGGTTTCAAAATTAGCGACGATGTCTGGAACGACCTTCGGTTTCGGGAAGACGCACGCTTGCGGCTGGAAGAGACGCTGCCGGCGTAG
- a CDS encoding nuclear transport factor 2 family protein has product MADPIETRPPLPPFTRETAIQKVRGAEDGWNTRDPERVSLVYTQDSVWRNRAEFTHGRAEIVALLRRKWARELDYRLIKELWAFTDNRIAVRFAYEWHDDSNNWFRSYGNENWEFNEHGLMARRHASINDMPIREADRLFHWPLGRRPDDHPGLSDLGL; this is encoded by the coding sequence ATGGCCGACCCGATCGAAACCCGCCCGCCGCTGCCACCGTTCACACGTGAAACCGCGATCCAGAAAGTGCGCGGCGCGGAAGACGGCTGGAACACCCGCGATCCTGAGCGTGTGTCGCTCGTCTACACGCAGGACAGCGTTTGGCGCAACCGCGCGGAGTTCACGCATGGCCGCGCGGAGATTGTCGCTTTACTGCGCCGCAAATGGGCGAGGGAACTCGACTACCGGTTGATCAAGGAACTGTGGGCGTTTACCGATAACCGCATTGCCGTGCGCTTTGCCTATGAATGGCACGACGATTCGAACAACTGGTTCCGTTCGTACGGTAATGAGAACTGGGAGTTCAACGAGCATGGACTGATGGCCCGCCGTCATGCCAGCATCAACGATATGCCGATCCGCGAAGCGGACCGTCTTTTTCATTGGCCGCTTGGCCGCCGTCCTGACGATCACCCGGGTCTGTCCGATCTCGGTCTTTGA
- a CDS encoding TetR/AcrR family transcriptional regulator — protein sequence MATDTHTESISPGSARERLLDAAEALIYAGGIHATGVDAIVKQSGTARKSFYTHFESKDALVAAALDRRDERWMNWFITGTQRHGKTARKRLLGMFEVLREWFASENFHGCAFLNASGEIASAEDPIRIVARHHKERLLAFVRTECDEFAAESGMDARRVARLSRQWLILLDGAIAVALVSGEPDAALDAQAAAEVLLDAQCASEPVTPPSKRPPSRRTAT from the coding sequence ATGGCTACTGACACTCACACTGAATCAATCTCGCCCGGCAGTGCGCGCGAGCGGCTGCTGGATGCGGCTGAAGCGTTGATCTACGCCGGCGGGATTCATGCCACCGGCGTGGACGCGATCGTCAAACAGTCCGGTACGGCGCGTAAAAGCTTTTACACGCATTTCGAATCGAAAGACGCGCTCGTGGCGGCCGCGCTCGACCGGCGCGACGAACGCTGGATGAACTGGTTTATCACCGGCACGCAGCGGCACGGCAAGACGGCACGCAAACGCCTGCTCGGCATGTTCGAGGTGCTGCGTGAATGGTTTGCATCGGAGAATTTTCACGGTTGCGCATTCTTGAATGCGTCCGGTGAAATCGCCTCCGCGGAGGACCCGATCCGGATCGTCGCGCGCCATCACAAAGAACGCCTGCTGGCGTTCGTGCGAACCGAATGCGACGAATTCGCGGCGGAGTCGGGCATGGACGCCCGCCGCGTCGCGCGCCTGTCGCGTCAATGGTTGATCCTGCTCGACGGCGCAATCGCCGTCGCGCTGGTAAGCGGCGAGCCCGACGCGGCGCTCGACGCACAAGCTGCAGCCGAAGTCCTGCTCGACGCGCAATGTGCGAGCGAGCCAGTTACACCGCCAAGCAAACGACCGCCATCCCGGCGAACCGCAACCTGA
- a CDS encoding YceI family protein, which translates to MSTLSLRAAFVRALLSATLLTAMACTPVQVLTHSVSQNEARVPPGRYEIDPDHCSITFDIDHFKYSRFTARFDRKKGELDWNEGGLDKSTTSVTIDAASIDTNVPLLDKMVKSASLLDVERYPEIRFVSTRFERTGESRGTLTGDLTIHGVTQTVTLDVTFNGFAPDPLTKKDTLGFSAEGHFSRAKFGLATWYPAVGDDVHVRIQAEFVKTPAGG; encoded by the coding sequence ATGAGCACACTGAGTCTGCGCGCCGCGTTCGTGCGCGCGTTGCTGAGCGCAACGTTGTTAACGGCAATGGCCTGCACGCCTGTGCAAGTACTCACGCATTCGGTCAGCCAGAACGAAGCGCGTGTGCCGCCCGGCCGTTATGAAATCGATCCGGATCACTGCAGCATTACCTTCGACATCGATCACTTCAAGTATTCACGCTTTACGGCGCGGTTCGATCGCAAGAAGGGGGAGCTCGACTGGAACGAAGGCGGTCTGGACAAGAGCACGACGTCGGTCACGATCGACGCCGCGAGCATCGATACGAATGTGCCTCTGCTCGACAAAATGGTGAAGAGCGCCAGCTTGCTCGACGTGGAGCGCTATCCGGAGATCCGTTTCGTCAGCACGCGTTTTGAGCGCACCGGCGAATCGCGCGGCACGTTGACCGGTGATCTGACAATTCACGGCGTCACGCAAACAGTCACGCTCGACGTCACCTTCAACGGTTTTGCGCCGGATCCGCTCACGAAAAAAGACACGCTCGGTTTTTCCGCCGAGGGCCATTTCAGCCGCGCCAAGTTCGGTCTGGCGACATGGTATCCGGCTGTCGGCGACGATGTTCACGTGCGCATTCAGGCCGAATTCGTTAAAACGCCCGCAGGCGGGTGA
- the tdh gene encoding L-threonine 3-dehydrogenase: MKALAKLERAPGLTLTGVEKPEVGHNDVMIRITRTAICGTDIHIWKWDDWAQKTIPVPMHVGHEYVGEIVEMGQEVRGFAIGDRVSGEGHITCGFCRNCRAGRRHLCRNTVGVGVNREGAFAEYLVIPAFNAFKIPPEISDDLAAIFDPFGNATHTALSFNLVGEDVLITGAGPIGIMAVAIAKHVGARNVVITDVNDYRLELARKMGATRAVNVSRESLRDVMADLHMTEGFDVGLEMSGVPSAFTGMLEAMNHGGKIALLGIPPAQTAIDWTQVIFKGLEIKGIYGREMFETWYKMVAMLQSGLDLSPILTHHFKVDDYREAFATMLSGESGKVILDWTAA; encoded by the coding sequence ATGAAAGCATTGGCAAAACTCGAACGCGCTCCGGGCCTCACGCTCACGGGCGTCGAGAAACCCGAAGTCGGCCATAACGACGTGATGATCCGCATCACGCGCACTGCGATTTGCGGCACGGACATTCACATCTGGAAGTGGGACGACTGGGCGCAGAAAACGATTCCTGTGCCGATGCATGTCGGCCACGAATATGTCGGTGAAATCGTCGAGATGGGCCAGGAAGTGCGCGGCTTTGCGATTGGCGATCGCGTGTCGGGCGAAGGACATATCACGTGTGGCTTCTGCCGTAATTGTCGAGCAGGCCGCCGACATTTGTGCCGCAATACGGTGGGCGTGGGCGTGAATCGTGAAGGCGCGTTCGCCGAGTATCTGGTGATTCCGGCTTTCAACGCGTTCAAGATTCCGCCCGAGATTTCCGACGACCTCGCCGCCATTTTCGATCCGTTCGGCAATGCTACGCACACAGCTCTGTCGTTCAATCTGGTCGGCGAAGATGTGTTGATTACCGGCGCCGGACCCATTGGAATCATGGCGGTGGCGATCGCCAAACATGTCGGCGCGCGCAATGTCGTGATTACCGACGTCAACGATTATCGCCTCGAACTCGCGCGCAAGATGGGCGCGACGCGTGCAGTCAACGTTTCGCGCGAATCGTTGCGCGACGTGATGGCGGACCTGCACATGACGGAAGGTTTCGACGTCGGGCTGGAAATGTCCGGTGTGCCTAGCGCGTTTACCGGCATGCTCGAAGCGATGAACCACGGCGGCAAGATCGCGCTGCTCGGCATTCCGCCCGCGCAGACCGCGATCGACTGGACTCAGGTGATCTTTAAAGGCCTCGAAATCAAGGGCATTTATGGGCGCGAGATGTTCGAGACCTGGTACAAGATGGTCGCCATGCTGCAAAGCGGTCTGGATCTCTCGCCGATCCTCACGCACCATTTCAAGGTCGACGACTATCGGGAAGCGTTCGCCACGATGCTCTCAGGTGAGAGCGGCAAGGTGATTCTCGATTGGACTGCCGCGTGA
- a CDS encoding glycine C-acetyltransferase, producing MRDLYLAHLRDTLEQIRADGFYKNERVIASPQSADIRLANGTSVLNFCANNYLGLADDARLIDAAKQGLDTDGFGMASVRFICGTQTVHKDLEKALAAFLQTDDCILYSSCFDANGGLFETLLDENDAIISDELNHASIIDGVRLSKAKRFRYKNNDLADLEAKLIEADAAGARFKLIATDGVFSMDGIIADLAGICDLADRYGALVMVDDSHAVGFVGEHGRGTPEHCGVLSRVDIITGTLGKALGGASGGYVAARKEIVELLRQRSRPYLFSNTLTPSIAAASLKVLELLASEEGAQLRARVRENGAHFRGKMSALGFTLVPGEHPIIPVMLGDAQLASKMADALLKEGVYVIGFSFPVVPKGRARIRTQMSAAHTREQIDRAVDAFARVGRELGVI from the coding sequence ATGCGTGACCTTTACCTCGCCCATTTGCGCGACACCCTCGAGCAGATTCGCGCTGACGGTTTTTACAAGAACGAGCGCGTGATTGCCAGCCCGCAATCGGCTGACATCCGTCTTGCCAACGGCACGTCCGTGCTGAACTTCTGCGCGAACAACTATCTGGGCCTCGCCGACGACGCACGATTGATCGACGCCGCCAAGCAAGGTTTGGATACCGACGGCTTCGGCATGGCGTCGGTGCGCTTCATTTGCGGCACGCAAACCGTGCACAAGGATCTGGAAAAAGCGCTTGCCGCGTTTCTGCAAACCGACGACTGCATTCTTTACTCCAGTTGCTTCGATGCGAATGGCGGCCTGTTCGAAACCTTGCTCGACGAAAACGACGCGATCATCAGCGACGAACTGAATCACGCGAGCATCATCGACGGTGTGCGGCTTTCCAAGGCGAAGCGCTTTCGCTACAAGAACAACGATCTTGCCGATCTCGAAGCGAAACTGATCGAAGCGGACGCTGCTGGCGCGCGCTTCAAGCTGATCGCCACCGACGGCGTGTTCTCCATGGACGGCATCATCGCCGACCTCGCCGGCATCTGCGATCTGGCCGACCGTTACGGCGCGCTCGTGATGGTCGACGACTCGCACGCGGTGGGTTTTGTCGGTGAACACGGACGGGGCACGCCGGAACATTGCGGCGTGCTGTCGCGCGTCGATATCATCACCGGTACGCTGGGCAAGGCATTGGGCGGCGCTTCGGGCGGCTATGTAGCCGCGCGCAAAGAGATCGTCGAGTTGCTCCGGCAGCGCTCACGTCCTTATCTGTTTTCGAACACGCTGACGCCGAGCATTGCCGCCGCATCGCTCAAGGTGCTCGAACTGCTGGCCAGCGAGGAAGGCGCGCAACTGCGCGCACGCGTGCGCGAAAACGGCGCCCACTTCCGCGGCAAGATGAGCGCGCTCGGCTTCACGCTCGTGCCCGGCGAACATCCGATCATTCCGGTCATGCTCGGCGACGCGCAACTGGCTTCGAAAATGGCCGATGCACTTCTGAAGGAAGGCGTCTACGTGATCGGCTTCTCGTTCCCGGTGGTGCCGAAAGGCCGCGCGCGCATTCGCACGCAGATGAGCGCCGCGCATACGCGCGAGCAGATCGACCGGGCGGTGGATGCATTCGCGCGCGTCGGCCGTGAACTCGGTGTGATCTGA
- a CDS encoding XRE family transcriptional regulator, whose product MGQEMASSGIRRAAANAAPASGATAGPATAGPAIAAPPRVGEQIQRLRAERRMTLDDLSRAAGVSKSMLSEIERDKANPTIAVAWRLTNALGVSLDSLFAPQKTPEAIAVSGPHEIPTLSGHDAKYQLRVWGPIDLAGKFEWYELTLQPGGALASNAHEPGTREHLTVLHGSIEIEAAGTTKRLKAADTARYVADEPHAIRNAGKGEAKALLVVIHG is encoded by the coding sequence ATGGGTCAGGAAATGGCAAGTTCGGGTATCCGCCGCGCTGCGGCCAACGCGGCACCCGCCTCAGGCGCAACCGCGGGCCCCGCAACCGCGGGCCCCGCAATCGCGGCGCCGCCGCGCGTCGGCGAGCAGATTCAGCGCTTACGCGCCGAACGGCGCATGACGCTCGACGACCTGTCGCGCGCAGCCGGTGTGTCGAAATCGATGCTCTCGGAGATCGAGCGCGATAAGGCCAATCCGACCATTGCGGTCGCCTGGCGCCTGACTAACGCGCTCGGCGTCAGCCTCGATTCACTGTTCGCGCCGCAAAAGACGCCGGAAGCGATCGCCGTCTCCGGTCCGCACGAGATTCCCACCTTGAGCGGGCACGATGCCAAGTATCAGTTGCGCGTGTGGGGGCCGATCGATCTCGCCGGCAAGTTCGAGTGGTATGAATTGACGCTGCAGCCGGGCGGGGCGTTGGCTTCGAACGCGCACGAGCCTGGCACGCGCGAGCATCTGACCGTGCTGCACGGATCGATCGAGATAGAGGCGGCCGGCACGACGAAACGGCTCAAGGCGGCGGACACCGCGCGCTATGTCGCCGACGAACCGCATGCTATCCGCAACGCCGGCAAGGGCGAGGCGAAGGCGCTGCTCGTCGTGATACACGGCTGA
- a CDS encoding DUF2471 family protein, whose product MNNLITDSTDHALAALRYQTAARDLERIVRNIAARYIVQEVPLTWRLLHAIEAEALADLGFASRHDALMLGLFQRPSDLPYPETDEAVDFGTSTALPAVFAFAVSAYEEAARRAAQPSPQNAPLKRARAWGD is encoded by the coding sequence ATGAACAACCTGATAACCGACTCGACCGACCATGCTCTGGCCGCGCTGCGCTATCAAACCGCGGCGCGTGATCTCGAACGCATCGTGCGCAATATTGCCGCGCGCTACATCGTGCAGGAGGTGCCGCTCACATGGCGGTTGCTGCATGCCATCGAAGCCGAAGCGCTCGCCGATCTCGGGTTCGCCAGCCGGCACGACGCGTTGATGCTGGGACTCTTTCAGCGGCCATCCGATCTGCCTTATCCGGAAACGGATGAGGCAGTCGACTTTGGTACCTCCACGGCGTTGCCGGCGGTTTTCGCGTTCGCAGTGAGCGCCTATGAAGAGGCGGCACGCCGCGCTGCACAACCGTCACCGCAGAATGCGCCTCTCAAGCGCGCACGCGCCTGGGGCGACTAG